GGCCTGCGACATCGCTGCCCCGCGCGCCCGCGAAAAGGGGCTCGAGCTGATCATCGATATTCCCGAGGCGGACACCGGCGGGCTGCCCGAGGCGATTCGGGGCGACGTCACGCGCCTGCGCCAGGTGCTGATCAATCTGGTGACCAATGCCGTCAAGTTCACCGATACCGGCGAGGTGACCGTGCAGGCCCGAAGGCTCCGCCCTGACGATGCCAGCGGCCGAGCGATCATCGAGTTCCGCGTGATCGACACCGGCATCGGCATCCCGGCGGAGCGCCAGGCCGCGCTGTTCGAGGCCTTCACCCAGATGGACGTCTCCACCACCCGCAAATACGGCGGCACCGGCCTGGGCCTGGCCATCTGCTGGCGGCTGGTGGAGCTGATGGGTGGGCAGATCGGTGTGGAAAGCGAGCCGGGCAAAGGCTCTACGTTCTGGTTCACCGTGGCAGCCCCGGTGGCCGACATGGCGCCGGTCTTCACCCATGCCGAGACCGGCATGCTCAAGGCCAGCCGGGTGCTGGTGGTGGACGACCACGCCACCAACGTGCGCATCCTCACGCGCCAGCTGCAGCTATGGGGCATGGAGGTGGCCCAGGCCGAATCGGGCCCCGAGGCGCTGCAATGGATGGAGCACGCCACACTGGGGCAGACGGGCTCCTGGCTGCCCGACGTCATCATTACCGACATGCACATGCCCGGCATGGACGGCGTCACGCTGGCCAAGGCGATCCGGGGCCGGCCCGAATGGCGCGGCATTCCGCTGGTGCTCCTGAGCTCGGGCTTCATGCCGGTCGGCGATGGCAATGCCCAGTTGTTCGATGCGCGCCTGCTCAAGCCTGCGCGCCAGACGCAGTTGTTCGACACCATTGCCCGCTGCATCGCCTCGGACCATGCGGCCGGCGGCAAGGTGCCGGCGGCCATCGTGGACATTCGCAAGCACGCCACCGTGCTGGTGGCGGACGACAACGCCATCAACCTGAAGGTGGCCTGTGCCATGGTCCTCAAACTGGGCTACGACATCCACACGGCGGTGGACGGGCGCGAGGTGGTGGACGTGGTGGCGCAGGTCATGGCGCAAGGGCAGCGCCTGGGGGCGATCCTGATGGACGTGCACATGCCCGGCACCGATGGGCTGCAGGCCACCCGCCAGATCCAGGTGGCCTGGGGCACCAGGGCGCCGCCGATCATTGCGCTCACCGCGGCGGCCTCCGACGAAGACCGGGAGCGCTGCCTGGCCGCCGGCATGGACGACTACCTGACCAAGCCCCTGCAGGTGTCTGCCCTGGCCCAGGCCCTGGAAAAGTGGGTGCCTGCTGCCGTGCCGTCCGGCACGGGGGCCGGGGCAGTAGGGGCTGCGTCGGAGGCTCCCGTCGCTGTGCTTGCCGCGCCGCTGGAGGCGGGCGAGGATTCGGTTTCCGTGCTGGTGGATTTCAGCCGTCTGAAGGAATTCAGCGAGTTCGACGACGAAGACCGCAGCATGACGCGCGAGGTGGTCACCCTGTTCATGAGCGATGCGCCGCAACGCCTGCAGGCCATTGAAGCCGCGATTGCGGCCAATGATGTCGAGGCGCTGTCGCGCGCGGCCCACGCCCTCAAGGGGGCCGCGGGTAACGTAGGCGCCTTGGCCATCCAGGCTGCGTGCAGCCGCCTGGAGGTGGAAACCAAAACCGGCCCGGTATTGCCGGCCGATGCCGCCGAGCGCGTGGCCGAACTTCAGGATTTATGGGGGAAAACCCGAGAGGTCCTTGATGGGTGGTCCTGAGGTGCTATTGTTTTTGTAGCGTTCTTCGGTCGGAATGGCTCTCGCAGATGCCGCCTTTCCACGCGATGAAACTGTTAATTTGTCACAAAGACGAAGGTGATATTCACCGCCCAAGCCTTGCAACAATCCTTACGCTCCTCCCAGATAGTCAAAACGTTGGGGTGGATCATGGAAGTCTTGCCGAATGGCGGATTGGTCAACAAGGGAGAGGGCTCGCCACTGGGCCATGAGGCGATGCCTGCGCCGGGAGCCAGCCCCGAGCTGCTGGCCCTGGTGGTGGATGAGCTGGCCTGCGGCGTGGTGGTCACCAGCCTGACGGGCGTGGTGCTGTATGCCAACCAGGCGGCGCACCTTGAAATGGAGCGCACCGGCGTCCTGAGCATTCGCGGCAACCTGCTGCAGGCTCACAGCCTCGAGGACGGCAAAACCCTGCAGGATGCGTTGAGCCGGGCGGCCGAAGGGAAGCGCAGCCTGATCAACCTGCCTGGCGATGCCAGCGTGCGCCTCTCGCTGGCCGCGGTGCCGTTGAAGGCCGAGGCCGGGCTGGCGGCGCGGGTGGCCTTGTTTTTCTCGCGCGCCGCCGTCTATGAGTCGTTAACGCTCTGCTTTTTTGCTCGCAACCATGGGCTAACCGCCACCGAGGAGCAAGTCCTGGCCGTTCTGTGCCAAGGCTATTCCACCCCCGAGATCGCCCAGCAGATGCGCGTGGCTGTCTCCACCATTCGCAGCCATGTGCGCAGCCTGTGCGCCAAGACACGCTCCAGCGGCGTGCGCGAACTGGTCAACCGGGTGGCCGTATTGCCGCCCGCCGCATCGGCCTTGCAGCGCGGCCCCATGCACTAGCCGTCGGCCGTTCTGGGTGCGTGGCGTGGCAGCGTGCTAGAGTGCGCGTGCTGCCCAGAGGTTTGCCATGAATGCGCCCAGTTCCTTTGCCGATCACGAAAAACTGCTGATAACCCTGAATCCGGGGCTGCGGGCCTTGGCCTTGCGCGGCTCGCTGCGAAATTACCGTAAAAACACCGTCGTCATTACCGAAGGCGATGTCGGGGAGTCGCTTTACGTGCTGCTGCAAGGCTCCGTGAAAGTGTTTGCCACCGACTCCGAGGGCCGTGAAATCACCTACGGCACCATCGAAGCGGGCGACTACTTCGGGGAAATGTCGCTGGACGGTGGGCCGCGCTCGGCCTCCGTGATGACGTTGGACGCCTGCACCTGCTCCGTGGTCAGCCGCACGGCGGTGAGGGAGCACCTGGCCGAAGAGCCCGAGTTTGCGCTGGATCTGGTGGCACAAGTCATCCGGCGCGCCCGCGCCGCAACCGAGACGGCACGCAGCATGGCGTTGCTGGATGTGTACGGCCGCGTGGTCTCCCTGCTGGAAAGCTACGAAGGCCCGGCCACTTCCAATGCGCCGGTGGCGCTGCAGCAGATCACCCATCAGGACATCGCAAGCCGCGTGGGCGCCTCGCGCGAAATGGTCAGCCGCCTGCTCAAGGACCTTGAAAAAGGCGGTTATCTCGAACTGGGCGTCAAGCGCATCACTCTGTTGAAGAAACTGCCCGCAAGGTGGTGAAGTGATTGGCCTGCGCTGCTGCGCCGGGCCCTGGCTGACGCACAATGCACC
This Variovorax terrae DNA region includes the following protein-coding sequences:
- a CDS encoding Crp/Fnr family transcriptional regulator — protein: MNAPSSFADHEKLLITLNPGLRALALRGSLRNYRKNTVVITEGDVGESLYVLLQGSVKVFATDSEGREITYGTIEAGDYFGEMSLDGGPRSASVMTLDACTCSVVSRTAVREHLAEEPEFALDLVAQVIRRARAATETARSMALLDVYGRVVSLLESYEGPATSNAPVALQQITHQDIASRVGASREMVSRLLKDLEKGGYLELGVKRITLLKKLPARW
- a CDS encoding helix-turn-helix transcriptional regulator, encoding MIFTAQALQQSLRSSQIVKTLGWIMEVLPNGGLVNKGEGSPLGHEAMPAPGASPELLALVVDELACGVVVTSLTGVVLYANQAAHLEMERTGVLSIRGNLLQAHSLEDGKTLQDALSRAAEGKRSLINLPGDASVRLSLAAVPLKAEAGLAARVALFFSRAAVYESLTLCFFARNHGLTATEEQVLAVLCQGYSTPEIAQQMRVAVSTIRSHVRSLCAKTRSSGVRELVNRVAVLPPAASALQRGPMH
- a CDS encoding response regulator, encoding MRQFSLRNLLGASLLLLALVPALLVAVLMTRGSTQAVEDLAGKILAQVAQLVQSGTEEHLRQAHDALNGLLPERLTPAQAEQARGWLNSPAQFEPMAFALTRLSPDAPALYWGNLRGEYFGVENTADGVRIGIRGPGGAGRKFYLARQPGDRSHPLPGEGTNFEPRSRVWYEGALRAQGRVFSPVQVSASRRQLMVTLSQPVYDADGSAAGVFGVDLYLQQLANVLRTQRISAHGAAFVVDEKGALVASSAGDALLREAGAVLERRSPRDSANPIIRAGFAALEAAWARRSADSVAVNTELQRLPMGSDALMLVQRPFGESLGLRWTLVVAAPESDFTADITRAWNASLWVIAGLVLLSVLVAAFIAHGIGRRLGRLSLAAEQLGRGEVPVIDQATQIREVRQLSQVLHDSAEQLQGYRAQVQADALALQQANETLEARVIERTAELEASREEALSAARAKAAFLATMSHEIRTPLNGVVGMSTLLAETPLDAEQRDYLQTIRLSSDQLLAVINDILDFSKIESGKLELEAEPLSLRGAVEEACDIAAPRAREKGLELIIDIPEADTGGLPEAIRGDVTRLRQVLINLVTNAVKFTDTGEVTVQARRLRPDDASGRAIIEFRVIDTGIGIPAERQAALFEAFTQMDVSTTRKYGGTGLGLAICWRLVELMGGQIGVESEPGKGSTFWFTVAAPVADMAPVFTHAETGMLKASRVLVVDDHATNVRILTRQLQLWGMEVAQAESGPEALQWMEHATLGQTGSWLPDVIITDMHMPGMDGVTLAKAIRGRPEWRGIPLVLLSSGFMPVGDGNAQLFDARLLKPARQTQLFDTIARCIASDHAAGGKVPAAIVDIRKHATVLVADDNAINLKVACAMVLKLGYDIHTAVDGREVVDVVAQVMAQGQRLGAILMDVHMPGTDGLQATRQIQVAWGTRAPPIIALTAAASDEDRERCLAAGMDDYLTKPLQVSALAQALEKWVPAAVPSGTGAGAVGAASEAPVAVLAAPLEAGEDSVSVLVDFSRLKEFSEFDDEDRSMTREVVTLFMSDAPQRLQAIEAAIAANDVEALSRAAHALKGAAGNVGALAIQAACSRLEVETKTGPVLPADAAERVAELQDLWGKTREVLDGWS